One region of Vitis vinifera cultivar Pinot Noir 40024 chromosome 1, ASM3070453v1 genomic DNA includes:
- the LOC100255149 gene encoding pentatricopeptide repeat-containing protein At1g26900, mitochondrial, with amino-acid sequence MIFGSASWVRQKFQSWSLHHFPKYYSTAPEDQSLISLLESCTQTSEICQVHGSMVKTGLVNVPFTLSKLLASSIQDTDYAASIFNQIPSPNLFMFNTMLRGYSISHHPKQAFVVFKGLRAQQMILDQFSFIPTLKACARELAYETGQGIHGVVVRSGHGLFTNVKNALLHFYCVCGRIGDAHQLFDEIPPKIDLVSWNTLLGGYLQVPHPTMVTCLFGEMCRKGLKFSTTTISSVLCAVGDLGNILGGVSLHGHCIKVGFCSDLNVATALIDMYANAGFIDLGHKIFYQVPKKDVVLWNCLIDGYAKSDLLQESLSLLQLMKREQVKPNSSTLVGLLSACAAAGASSVGLCISNYVEEEQIALDAVLGTALVDMYCKCGFLEKAIDVFERMEIKDVKSWTAMISGYGVHGQAKNAIMIFHRMEVEGYRPNEVTFLAVLNACSHGGMVVEGISFLEKMVREYGFSPKVEHYGCMIDLLGRAGLLEEAHNLIKSLPIEGDATGWRALLAACRVYGNVDLGECVKRVLLEIFDEHPTDSILLSSTYAIAGRLPDYTRMQEIKEEKMMKEAGCSVIEMDSHGWEHIREYGSSSKGPPHANA; translated from the coding sequence ATGATCTTTGGTAGTGCTTCATGGGTGAGGCAAAAGTTCCAATCTTGGTCATTGCATCACTTCCCTAAGTACTACTCCACAGCCCCAGAAGATCAAAGCCTCATTTCCCTACTGGAATCTTGCACTCAGACCTCTGAAATCTGTCAAGTCCATGGCTCCATGGTCAAAACTGGCCTTGTCAATGTCCCCTTCACTTTGAGCAAGCTTCTTGCATCTTCCATACAAGACACTGACTATGCAGCCTCAATTTTCAACCAGATTCCAAGTCCAAATCTCTTTATGTTCAATACTATGCTTAGAGGCTATTCAATTAGTCACCATCCAAAACAAGCTTTTGTTGTCTTCAAGGGTTTGAGGGCTCAACAAATGATACTCGACCAGTTTTCCTTCATCCCAACCCTCAAAGCTTGTGCTCGCGAATTGGCTTACGAAACTGGCCAAGGGATTCATGGGGTTGTTGTGAGGTCTGGGCATGGACTGTTTACCAACGTGAAGAATGCACTTTTGcatttttattgtgtttgtggGAGAATTGGAGATGCCCATCAGTTGTTTGATGAGATTCCTCCGAAAATTGATTTGGTTTCATGGAACACTTTGTTGGGTGGATATCTCCAGGTGCCCCACCCCACTATGGTCACTTGCTTGTTCGGAGAAATGTGTAGGAAAGGTCTAAAATTTAGCACCACAACAATTTCCAGTGTGTTGTGTGCTGTGGGTGATTTGGGAAACATTCTTGGTGGAGTATCTCTTCATGGGCATTGCATTAAGGTTGGCTTTTGTTCAGATTTAAATGTGGCTACTGCTTTGATTGATATGTACGCAAATGCTGGGTTTATTGATTTAGggcataaaattttttatcaagtcCCCAAAAAGGATGTTGTCTTATGGAATTGTTTGATAGATGGGTATGCAAAAAGTGACCTGTTACAAGAATCATTGTCTCTACTGCAACTAATGAAACGTGAACAAGTGAAACCCAATTCATCTACATTGGTAGGGTTGCTTTCGGCTTGCGCTGCTGCCGGAGCATCGAGTGTAGGCCTATGTATCAGCAACTATGTGGAGGAGGAGCAAATAGCATTGGATGCAGTTCTTGGCACCGCTCTGGTTGATATGTACTGTAAATGTGGGTTCCTCGAGAAGGCTATTGATGTTTTTGAAAGGATGGAAATCAAAGACGTGAAATCTTGGACAGCCATGATTTCAGGTTATGGGGTGCACGGGCAGGCAAAAAATGCCATTATGATCTTTCATAGAATGGAGGTGGAGGGCTATAGGCCTAATGAAGTCACTTTCTTAGCAGTTTTGAATGCTTGTAGCCATGGAGGTATGGTTGTAGAGGGGATAAGTTTCTTAGAGAAAATGGTTCGAGAATATGGCTTTTCCCCAAAGGTTGAACACTATGGATGTATGATTGATCTCTTGGGCCGTGCAGGGTTGCTGGAAGAAGCACATAACCTAATCAAGAGTTTGCCCATTGAGGGCGATGCTACCGGGTGGCGTGCATTGCTTGCAGCTTGCAGGGTGTATGGAAATGTTGACTTGGGAGAATGCGTGAAGAGAGTGCTGTTGGAAATCTTTGATGAGCACCCCACTGATTCCATCCTTCTTTCTAGCACATACGCTATTGCAGGAAGGTTGCCTGATTATACAAGAATGCAGGAGATTaaggaagaaaagatgatgaagGAAGCTGGATGTAGTGTAATTGAGATGGATAGCCATGGGTGGGAGCATATTAGGGAATATGGGAGCTCAAGCAAGGGACCCCCTCATGCGAATGCTTAA